The genomic DNA GCTGCGCCATAGCCCGACATCCTTGACATCTTTCATTGAAGTGACGCTTATTAATATAGCGCGTTCCTCAGAAGATGTCAAGGGGTTTGCCAAAAGTTTTTGCTTTCCTTTTATCGGTAACCGATGAGGCTGAAGGCTTCCGCCCGGGCGGCGGCATCCTGGCTGAAGACACCGCGGACGGCCGAGGTGACCGTCTTTGAACCGGGCTTTTTCACCCCGCGCATGGTCATGCACATATGCTCCGCCTCCACCACCACGACCACCCCGTGCGGCTCCAGCCGTTCCATGATGGCATCAGCGACGGTGGATGTAATCCGCTCCTGCAGCTGGGGACGGCGGGCAACCGCTTCGACGGCCCGGGCCAACTTGCTGAGGCCCGTCACCCGGCCGCCCCGGGGGATATATCCGACATGGGCCTTCCCGAAGAAGGGAACCAGATGATGCTCGCAAACGGAGAAAAACGGGATATCCTTCACCAGTACCAGCTCTTCGTGATCCTCGCTGAAAATCACGGTAAAATGGTCGCGGGGATCCTGTCCGAGGCCGGAGAAAATCTCCTCGTACATGCGGGCAACCCGTGCAGGAGTCTCCACCAGCCCCTCGCGGTCCGGATCCTCTCCGACCGCCTCCAGGATCATCCGCACGGCCTGTTCAATTTTGGCATGATCCACTCCCATCAACATTCGCCTCCAATACTTTTCGGCCCGATCGGGCCGCATCGCCAAAAAGGCTTTCCGAATGATTATACCACAGGCGGGCCAGGACCTGCGCGTTTCTCCCCGCAAGCCTTCATTCCTATTGTAGCAACGAATCACAAAAAGCAAAAAGGCCCCCGAGGGGGCCTTTGCGGACAAGTACCGGAAAAACCGATTTCCGCCGGGCCGAAAAATGGTTCCGACACTCCGGATCCATCGCTTCTCAGGCCCGGAGGCCGCTTCCGGCAGGTGTTATGTAGACGTCTTTACCGGCTGTTTACTTCTTCCTTCAGCGCTTTACCCGGTTTGAACGCCGGAACCTTGCTTTCGGCGATTTGGATCTCTTCCCCGGTTTGGGGGTTGCGTCCCTTGCGCGGGGCACGCTTGCGCACTTCAAAATTGCCGAATCCGATCAACTGCACCTTGTCCCCTGCGCGAAGCGCTTCCTTGATGGTTTCAAAAACGGCTTCCACCGCCTGGGTTGCGTCCTTTTTGGTCATCTCAGTCTTCTCCGCCACCCTGGCGACCAATTCCGCCTTGTTCACAAACCTCACCTCCATATGAGTTCCACGACCGCTCTAACTCATGTTTACCCGTTCCGCGACTTCCCTATACCTTTTCACTTCCGGGCCAAACGATCGTGGGACACACCTATAGTAATACAGACCGGAGGGCGTTATCAAGAGGGGAAAGGGGATCCATTGTCCCTTTTTCAGCAAAAAAAGCACTCAATGAGCGCTTTTTGGAATGTTCAAAGGATAATGGCGATCAATCCACCCGATCCTTCGTTTACGATTCTCTCAAGGGTCTCTTGCAATTTGTAGCGTGCGTTTTCCGGAATCATGGACAGTTTCGCCTGGATCCCTTCCCTCACAATGGAATGGAGGGAGCGGCCAAAAATGTCCGATTCCCAGATCCGCAGGGGATCCTGTTCAAAATCCCTCATCAGATAGTTGACCAACTCTTCGCTCTGCCGTTCGGAACCGATGATCGGAGCGAATTCGGAGTGGACATTCACCCGGATCATGTGTATGGACGGAGCCGTCGCCCGAAGTCTGACGCCAAAGCGGGGCCCCTGCTTAATCAGTTCGGGTTCATCCAGGGACATCTCTTCCAGCGAAGGCGGCGCCACCCCGTATCCGGTGGTCCGTACCATCTTCAGGGCATCGGCCACTTTGTCATACTCGAACTTCGCCTTGCTGAATTCCTGCATCAATTCCAACAGGTGATCCTTGCCGCGGATCTCCACCCCGACGATCTCCGTCAGAATCTGATCGTACAGGTCATCGGGCGCATATAGATCGATCTCCGCGACCCCCTGCCCCATGTCCATTCCCGACAAGGCGGCCCGTTCGATGAACTCATATCCGTCAAACTGTCCCACCACATGGTCCACATCGCGAAGCCTGCGGATGTCCTTCACGGTTTCGCGCACGGCACTTTCGAAATCCTTGCGGAGCCAGTGATCCTCATCCAGCACCATCACCCAGCCGGGCAGGTTGACATTCACTTCGTGAACCGGGAACTCAAACAGCACTTCCTTCATGACGTTCAAAATGTCTTCTTCCATCATGGTGGCCACACTGAGAGCCAGGACCGGCACATCGTATCTCTCCGCCAAGTCCTCTCGCAGGGCCTGGACCGATTCGCTGTGGGGACGGGTGGAGTTCAGCAGAACGATAAAGGGTTTTCCCACTTCCTTCATCTCATCGATGATCCGTTCCTCCACCTCTTCATAGGCTTCCCGCGGGATGTCGGTGATCGATCCGTCGGTCGTGACCACCACACCCAAGGTGGAATGCTCCTGGATCACCTTGCGCGTACCCACTTCCGCCGCTTCCTGGAAGGGAATCGGATCATCAAACCAGGGAGTGTTGATCATCCGTGGGCCGTTTTCATCCTCATAGCCTTTGGCTCCTTCGATGGCGTAGCCGACGCAGTCCACCAACCGGACGTTGATGTCGAGTCCTTCGCTGACGTGGATGTTGACGGCCTGATTGGGGATGAATTTGGGTTCGATGGTGGTGATGGTACGTCCGGCCCCGCTGTGCGGCAATTCATCCGTGGCCCGGATCCGGTCCGCCTCCTCGCTGATATTGGGGATCACCACCTTTTCCATAAACCGTTTGATGAACGTCGATTTGCCGGTTCGGACTGCTCCGACTACTCCGATGTAGATATCCCCGCCGGTGCGTTCGGCGATATCTTTAAAG from Planifilum fimeticola includes the following:
- the folE gene encoding GTP cyclohydrolase I FolE, producing MGVDHAKIEQAVRMILEAVGEDPDREGLVETPARVARMYEEIFSGLGQDPRDHFTVIFSEDHEELVLVKDIPFFSVCEHHLVPFFGKAHVGYIPRGGRVTGLSKLARAVEAVARRPQLQERITSTVADAIMERLEPHGVVVVVEAEHMCMTMRGVKKPGSKTVTSAVRGVFSQDAAARAEAFSLIGYR
- a CDS encoding HU family DNA-binding protein, whose amino-acid sequence is MNKAELVARVAEKTEMTKKDATQAVEAVFETIKEALRAGDKVQLIGFGNFEVRKRAPRKGRNPQTGEEIQIAESKVPAFKPGKALKEEVNSR
- the spoIVA gene encoding stage IV sporulation protein A — translated: MEKVDIFKDIAERTGGDIYIGVVGAVRTGKSTFIKRFMEKVVIPNISEEADRIRATDELPHSGAGRTITTIEPKFIPNQAVNIHVSEGLDINVRLVDCVGYAIEGAKGYEDENGPRMINTPWFDDPIPFQEAAEVGTRKVIQEHSTLGVVVTTDGSITDIPREAYEEVEERIIDEMKEVGKPFIVLLNSTRPHSESVQALREDLAERYDVPVLALSVATMMEEDILNVMKEVLFEFPVHEVNVNLPGWVMVLDEDHWLRKDFESAVRETVKDIRRLRDVDHVVGQFDGYEFIERAALSGMDMGQGVAEIDLYAPDDLYDQILTEIVGVEIRGKDHLLELMQEFSKAKFEYDKVADALKMVRTTGYGVAPPSLEEMSLDEPELIKQGPRFGVRLRATAPSIHMIRVNVHSEFAPIIGSERQSEELVNYLMRDFEQDPLRIWESDIFGRSLHSIVREGIQAKLSMIPENARYKLQETLERIVNEGSGGLIAIIL